The proteins below come from a single Dermatophilaceae bacterium Soc4.6 genomic window:
- a CDS encoding DNA repair helicase XPB → MNDGPLIVQSDKTLLLEVDHPSAELARRAIAPFAELERAPEHVHTYRVTPLGLWNARAAGHDAESVVNALITHSRYAVPQALLIDIADTMDRYGRLTLDKHPEHGLTLTTTDRPVLEEILRHRRIQPLLGARIDDLTVAVHPSERGHLKQELLKVGWPAEDLAGYVDGEAHPIELLTDGWSLRPYQQQAVDGFWHGGSGVVVLPCGAGKTLVGAGAMAAAKATTLILVTNTVSARQWKEELIKRTSLTEEEIGEYSGSRKEIRPVTIATYQVLTTKRKGAYAHLDLLDARDWGLVVYDEVHLLPAPIFRMTADLQARRRLGLTATLVREDGREGDVFSLIGPKRYDAPWKDIEAQGYIAPADCVEVRVSLPEGQRMAYAMSEPEERYRLSSCSSAKDPVVQRLVEKHRGEPTLVIGQYLDQLETLSQRLDAPIITGATSVAERQKLFQGFRVGEIQLLVVSKVANFSIDLPEASVAIQVSGTFGSRQEEAQRLGRVLRPKGDGRTAHFYTVVARDTVDADFAAHRQRFLAEQGYAYRIVDSDDLPV, encoded by the coding sequence ATGAATGACGGCCCCCTCATCGTCCAGAGCGACAAGACCCTGCTGCTCGAGGTCGACCACCCGTCGGCCGAGCTGGCCCGACGCGCCATCGCCCCCTTCGCCGAGCTCGAGCGCGCGCCGGAGCACGTGCACACCTACCGCGTGACACCGCTGGGTCTGTGGAACGCGCGCGCCGCCGGCCACGACGCCGAGTCGGTCGTCAACGCCCTCATCACCCACAGCCGGTATGCCGTGCCGCAGGCCCTGCTCATCGACATCGCCGACACGATGGACCGCTACGGTCGGCTCACCCTCGACAAGCACCCCGAGCACGGGCTGACCCTCACGACCACCGACCGCCCGGTGCTCGAGGAGATCCTGCGGCACAGGCGGATCCAGCCGCTGCTCGGCGCGCGGATCGACGACCTGACGGTCGCGGTGCACCCGAGCGAGCGAGGCCACCTCAAGCAGGAGCTGCTCAAGGTCGGGTGGCCGGCGGAGGACCTCGCGGGCTACGTCGACGGCGAGGCGCACCCCATCGAGCTGCTCACCGACGGCTGGTCGCTTCGCCCCTACCAGCAGCAGGCCGTCGACGGCTTCTGGCACGGCGGCTCCGGCGTCGTGGTGCTCCCCTGCGGTGCGGGCAAGACCCTGGTCGGCGCCGGCGCGATGGCTGCGGCGAAGGCGACCACCCTCATCCTCGTCACCAACACCGTCTCGGCCCGGCAGTGGAAGGAGGAGCTGATCAAGCGCACCTCCCTCACCGAGGAGGAGATCGGTGAGTACTCCGGCTCCCGCAAGGAGATCCGTCCGGTCACCATCGCGACCTACCAGGTCCTGACGACGAAGCGGAAGGGCGCCTACGCCCACCTCGACCTGCTCGACGCCCGCGACTGGGGCCTCGTGGTCTATGACGAGGTGCACCTGCTCCCCGCCCCCATCTTCCGCATGACCGCCGACCTGCAGGCCCGCCGCCGGCTCGGCCTCACCGCCACGCTCGTGCGCGAGGACGGCCGCGAGGGCGACGTCTTCTCGCTCATCGGCCCCAAGCGCTACGACGCGCCGTGGAAGGACATCGAGGCCCAGGGCTACATCGCGCCGGCCGACTGCGTCGAGGTGCGGGTCTCGCTGCCCGAGGGCCAGCGCATGGCGTATGCGATGAGCGAGCCCGAGGAGCGCTACCGGCTCTCGTCGTGCAGCTCCGCCAAGGACCCGGTCGTGCAGCGGCTCGTCGAGAAGCACCGCGGTGAGCCGACCCTCGTCATCGGTCAGTACCTCGACCAGCTCGAGACCCTCTCGCAGCGCCTCGACGCCCCGATCATCACCGGCGCGACCTCGGTAGCCGAGCGACAGAAGCTCTTCCAGGGGTTCCGGGTAGGCGAGATCCAGCTGCTCGTGGTCAGCAAGGTCGCCAACTTCTCGATCGACCTGCCCGAGGCCAGCGTCGCCATCCAGGTCTCGGGCACCTTCGGCTCACGCCAGGAGGAGGCCCAGCGCCTCGGCCGGGTGCTCCGCCCCAAGGGCGACGGCCGCACCGCGCACTTCTACACCGTCGTCGCGCGCGACACCGTCGACGCCGACTTCGCCGCGCACCGGCAGCGGTTCCTCGCCGAGCAGGGCTACGCCTACCGCATCGTCGACAGCGACGACCTGCCGGTGTGA
- a CDS encoding ribbon-helix-helix protein, CopG family, with the protein MAMTLRLTDADDLLLTERARQEGRSKQDVAREAIRTYLTDEVRRVEDLEDELAVARYQVRRQLGDVTYVTQAQARSALGLPPSPPPAARP; encoded by the coding sequence ATGGCCATGACCCTGCGGCTCACCGACGCCGACGACCTGCTGCTGACCGAGCGCGCCCGCCAGGAGGGACGGAGCAAGCAGGACGTCGCCCGGGAGGCCATCCGCACCTACCTCACCGATGAGGTGCGCCGGGTCGAGGACCTCGAGGACGAGCTGGCCGTGGCTCGTTACCAGGTCCGCCGCCAGCTGGGCGACGTCACCTACGTGACTCAGGCGCAGGCGCGCTCGGCCCTGGGGCTGCCCCCCTCGCCACCGCCGGCCGCGCGCCCTTGA
- a CDS encoding type II toxin-antitoxin system RelE/ParE family toxin, whose protein sequence is MTYEILWTDEAFTAAQAFMVEDSAGLTGLFETVDDLARDPRPAAAFPWGSGGVLRLRAGRYRVLYEIDDTTVRIDVLHLGRGR, encoded by the coding sequence TTGACCTACGAGATCCTCTGGACCGACGAGGCGTTCACCGCCGCGCAGGCCTTCATGGTGGAGGATTCGGCGGGCCTGACGGGCCTCTTCGAGACCGTCGACGACCTGGCCCGGGATCCGCGGCCCGCTGCTGCCTTCCCCTGGGGCTCTGGTGGTGTCCTTCGCCTCCGGGCTGGCCGGTACCGGGTGCTCTACGAGATCGACGACACGACCGTCCGGATCGATGTCCTCCACCTGGGCCGAGGCCGCTGA
- a CDS encoding sialidase family protein, giving the protein MSDAAIHLLVGTTKGAFVLDGDADRTHWSVRGPYCDGWSVNHVVGDPVSGAMWACGGGEWTGAGVWRSGDGGRTWQLAKLTSGQMDAWAAGSPDFAASIGWSEQPVPFGETFSQVWSLGRAGTRLYAGTKPATLLVSDDDGATWEVVTGLTDHPSAQEWVPGGAGLVLHTIVSDPADPDRLWVGISTAGVFATQDGGVTWERRNDLADPADGEGHAHPAAASDGHTGFCVHHLERAVGDTDRLYQQNHHGVWRSDDAGGSWHDITPGLPSTFGFPLWTHPHDPQTLWTVPLNGDSEGRYPPGAAAAVWRSRDAGASWEAQRVGLPQEACFFTVLRQAMSGDGRDPAGVYFGTNTGSVFASRDEGETWEEIARHLPTVLAVEVLEPVGGGRADERGLGLQSAQSTTRG; this is encoded by the coding sequence ATGTCCGACGCAGCCATCCACCTGCTGGTGGGCACCACCAAGGGCGCCTTCGTGCTCGACGGCGACGCCGACCGCACCCACTGGTCGGTCCGCGGGCCCTACTGCGACGGGTGGTCGGTCAACCACGTCGTCGGCGACCCCGTCAGCGGGGCCATGTGGGCCTGCGGTGGTGGTGAGTGGACCGGCGCCGGGGTCTGGCGCTCGGGTGACGGCGGCCGCACGTGGCAGCTGGCCAAGCTGACGTCTGGGCAGATGGACGCCTGGGCCGCGGGCAGCCCCGACTTCGCGGCGTCCATCGGCTGGAGCGAGCAGCCGGTCCCCTTCGGGGAGACCTTCTCGCAGGTCTGGTCGCTCGGCCGCGCCGGCACGCGCCTGTATGCCGGGACGAAGCCGGCGACCCTGCTGGTCAGCGACGACGACGGTGCGACGTGGGAGGTCGTCACGGGGCTGACCGACCACCCGTCCGCGCAGGAGTGGGTCCCCGGAGGGGCCGGGCTGGTGCTGCACACGATCGTCTCGGACCCTGCGGACCCGGACCGGCTGTGGGTCGGGATCTCGACGGCCGGGGTCTTCGCCACACAGGACGGCGGGGTGACCTGGGAGCGGCGCAACGACCTCGCCGACCCCGCCGACGGGGAGGGTCACGCGCACCCCGCGGCCGCGTCCGACGGGCACACCGGCTTCTGTGTGCACCACCTCGAGCGCGCCGTCGGCGACACCGACCGGCTCTACCAGCAGAACCACCACGGGGTCTGGCGCTCCGACGACGCGGGTGGGAGCTGGCACGACATCACCCCGGGCCTACCCTCGACCTTCGGCTTCCCCCTCTGGACCCACCCGCACGACCCGCAGACGCTGTGGACCGTGCCGCTCAACGGTGACAGCGAGGGCCGCTACCCGCCGGGTGCCGCCGCCGCGGTCTGGCGGTCACGGGACGCCGGTGCCTCGTGGGAGGCGCAGCGGGTGGGCCTGCCCCAGGAGGCGTGCTTCTTCACCGTGCTCCGGCAGGCGATGAGCGGCGACGGGCGCGACCCCGCGGGGGTCTACTTCGGGACGAACACGGGCTCGGTCTTCGCCAGCCGCGACGAGGGTGAGACGTGGGAGGAGATCGCCCGGCACCTGCCGACGGTGCTGGCGGTGGAGGTGCTGGAGCCGGTCGGGGGTGGTCGTGCGGATGAGCGGGGGCTCGGCCTGCAGTCTGCCCAGTCGACCACCCGTGGGTAG
- a CDS encoding DUF2200 domain-containing protein, which produces MPGHRLFTTSFATIHALYVAKVERKGHTGSEVDEVICWLTGHDPSSLQRVIDDEIDLQTFFADAPAMSPHAGLITGVVCGHRVEDIEDPLMQQVRWMDKLVDEVARGKKMSAILRAPG; this is translated from the coding sequence GTGCCCGGCCACCGCCTCTTCACCACCAGCTTCGCCACCATCCACGCCCTCTACGTGGCCAAGGTCGAGCGCAAGGGGCACACCGGCTCTGAGGTGGACGAGGTGATCTGCTGGCTGACCGGTCACGACCCCTCCAGCCTGCAACGGGTCATCGACGACGAGATCGACCTGCAGACCTTCTTCGCCGACGCGCCGGCGATGAGCCCGCACGCCGGCCTCATCACCGGGGTCGTCTGCGGGCACCGGGTCGAGGACATCGAGGACCCGCTGATGCAGCAGGTCCGGTGGATGGACAAGCTCGTCGACGAGGTCGCACGGGGCAAGAAGATGTCGGCGATCCTGCGGGCACCGGGCTGA
- a CDS encoding sigma-70 family RNA polymerase sigma factor produces MDRTEVFEAERPRLVAIAGRVLGDHSEAQDIVQQAWLRLDRTQTDIDSLPAWLTTVTTRLCLDRLRARTPLPVEDVELLETQETGGDPADDVALAETVALALHVVLDRLSPRERVAFVLHDSFGVDFEAVASVLDTTPAAARKLASRARAKVTAPHSQDRLADWEVVDAFMAAARNGEFAALLTLLAPDAAVTADDAAVLVGTPRQIDGRDAVAAFFNGSAQSALPVFVGERPGTAWFHLGQARVVFDFTVGDGLVQAVTFRAAPEVLLRVVRRDGGRPRG; encoded by the coding sequence GTGGACCGGACGGAGGTGTTCGAGGCCGAGCGTCCTCGACTGGTGGCCATCGCGGGCCGGGTGCTCGGCGACCACAGCGAGGCGCAGGACATCGTGCAGCAGGCCTGGCTGCGGCTGGACCGCACGCAGACCGACATCGACAGCCTGCCGGCCTGGCTGACCACGGTCACCACCCGGCTGTGCCTCGACCGTCTGCGGGCCCGCACCCCCCTGCCCGTCGAGGACGTCGAGCTCCTCGAGACGCAGGAGACCGGCGGCGACCCCGCCGACGACGTCGCGCTCGCCGAGACCGTCGCCCTCGCACTGCACGTGGTGCTCGACCGGCTCTCCCCGCGCGAACGGGTCGCCTTCGTGCTCCACGACAGCTTTGGCGTCGACTTCGAGGCGGTTGCCTCGGTCCTCGACACGACGCCGGCCGCCGCGCGCAAGCTGGCCTCGCGGGCGCGGGCCAAGGTGACTGCACCCCATTCACAGGATCGACTGGCCGACTGGGAGGTGGTCGACGCCTTCATGGCGGCGGCCAGGAACGGCGAGTTCGCCGCACTGCTCACGCTGCTCGCCCCTGACGCCGCCGTGACCGCTGACGACGCCGCGGTCCTGGTGGGCACGCCGCGCCAGATCGACGGCCGAGACGCGGTGGCCGCGTTCTTCAACGGCAGCGCGCAGTCGGCGCTGCCCGTCTTCGTCGGCGAGCGGCCCGGCACCGCCTGGTTCCACCTCGGGCAGGCCAGGGTCGTCTTCGACTTCACAGTCGGCGACGGCCTCGTGCAGGCCGTCACCTTCCGCGCAGCACCCGAGGTCCTCCTCCGCGTCGTGCGCCGCGACGGCGGCCGGCCTCGCGGCTGA
- a CDS encoding response regulator transcription factor, with protein sequence MTDTVSRETRETRETRETRETRDNRDNPYEATLLVVEDEPNIRELLATSLRFAGFDVSVAADGQSALTSASERHPDLVVLDVMLPDMDGFEVTRRLRESGRQLPIVFVTARDSVEDKIKGLTVGGDDYVTKPFSLEEVIARIRAVLRRTRGEEDGAASLRFHDLELDDDSHEVRRGGRVIDVSPTEFKLLRYLMLNPNRVLSKSQILDHVWDYDFRGESGIVESYISYLRRKIDTVEPSLIHTKRGIGYVLRLPPGTPTA encoded by the coding sequence GTGACCGACACCGTGAGCCGTGAGACGCGTGAGACGCGTGAGACGCGTGAGACGCGTGAGACGCGGGACAACCGCGACAACCCCTACGAGGCGACGCTCCTCGTCGTCGAGGACGAGCCCAACATCCGCGAGCTCCTCGCCACCTCGCTGCGCTTCGCCGGCTTCGACGTCTCGGTCGCGGCCGACGGCCAGAGCGCGCTGACCAGCGCCTCCGAGCGCCACCCCGACCTCGTCGTGCTCGACGTGATGCTCCCCGACATGGACGGCTTCGAGGTGACCCGGCGCCTGCGCGAGTCGGGACGCCAGCTGCCGATCGTCTTCGTCACGGCACGCGACTCGGTCGAGGACAAGATCAAGGGCCTGACCGTCGGCGGCGACGACTACGTCACCAAGCCGTTCAGCCTCGAGGAGGTCATCGCGCGCATCCGCGCCGTGCTGCGCCGCACGCGCGGTGAGGAGGACGGCGCGGCCTCGCTGCGCTTCCACGACCTCGAGCTCGACGACGACAGCCACGAGGTGCGCCGGGGCGGCCGTGTCATCGACGTCTCTCCGACGGAGTTCAAGCTGCTGCGCTACCTCATGCTCAACCCCAACCGGGTCCTGTCGAAGTCGCAGATCCTCGACCACGTGTGGGACTACGACTTCCGTGGCGAGTCGGGCATCGTCGAGTCCTACATCTCCTACCTGCGGCGCAAGATCGACACCGTCGAGCCCTCCCTCATCCACACCAAGCGCGGCATCGGCTACGTGCTGCGCCTGCCGCCGGGCACTCCCACGGCGTGA
- a CDS encoding HAMP domain-containing sensor histidine kinase: MTRSLHPLRRASDRLATLPLRVRLVSVVVLLLAAALAASGLIVNVLLRSYLLARADDELRTYSGVVADLDYDSRTAYALRPNFTVRLNRPDGSDVMEIVDSATEPDLTPLIPPLKSTDPRVAQSRPFTVPSTAGDEPSWRVISGVTADSKSVYEVAISLRPMDDTLDRVIKDGLLIGLAVLAASVVIGWYAVRRSFRPLNRIEDTAAAIAAGDLTQRMPERATPDEVGSLTRSLNAMLTQIEQSFAVREASEERMREFVADASHELRTPLATVRGYAELYRQGAVSRPEDVRSAFGRIESEAGRMGSLVEDLLILARLDEKRPLSLDDVDLAVLAGDARQDAHVLAPDRHVRLVGAFGPLGPVHVVGDDPQLRQVMTNLLSNALNHTPAGTPVEIAVGQTTAGCAVIEVRDHGPGIDPQRARKVFERFYRTDPSRSRVQGGSGLGLAIVSAIVAAHQGSVRVTPTDGGGATFTVELPQALHRLTQAGSDVNPV; the protein is encoded by the coding sequence GTGACCCGGAGCCTCCATCCGCTGCGCCGCGCCAGCGACCGGCTGGCGACGCTGCCCCTGCGCGTGCGGCTGGTCTCGGTCGTCGTGCTCCTGCTGGCGGCTGCCCTGGCCGCCTCGGGCCTGATCGTCAACGTGCTGCTGCGCAGCTACCTCCTCGCCCGCGCCGACGACGAGCTGCGCACCTACTCCGGGGTCGTGGCCGATCTCGACTACGACAGCCGCACCGCGTACGCCTTGCGCCCCAACTTCACGGTGCGGCTCAACCGACCTGACGGCAGCGACGTGATGGAGATCGTCGACTCGGCGACCGAGCCCGACCTCACTCCCCTGATCCCCCCGCTGAAGTCCACGGACCCCCGGGTGGCCCAGTCCCGGCCCTTCACCGTGCCGTCCACCGCGGGCGACGAGCCGTCGTGGCGGGTCATCTCCGGGGTCACGGCCGACTCCAAGTCGGTCTACGAGGTCGCCATCTCGCTGCGGCCGATGGACGACACCCTCGACCGGGTGATCAAGGACGGCCTGCTCATCGGCCTGGCCGTCCTCGCCGCCTCGGTGGTCATCGGCTGGTATGCCGTCCGCCGCAGCTTCCGCCCCCTCAACCGCATCGAGGACACGGCCGCCGCCATCGCCGCCGGCGACCTGACGCAGCGCATGCCCGAGCGGGCCACGCCCGACGAGGTCGGGTCGCTGACCCGCTCGCTCAACGCCATGCTCACCCAGATCGAGCAGTCCTTCGCCGTGCGCGAGGCCTCCGAGGAGCGGATGCGCGAGTTCGTCGCCGACGCCTCGCACGAGCTGCGCACCCCCCTCGCCACCGTCCGGGGCTATGCCGAGCTCTACCGGCAGGGCGCGGTGAGCCGCCCCGAAGACGTGCGCAGCGCCTTCGGACGCATCGAGAGCGAGGCCGGGCGCATGGGCAGCCTCGTCGAGGACCTGCTGATCCTGGCCCGCCTCGACGAGAAGCGGCCCCTGTCGCTCGACGACGTCGACCTCGCGGTGCTCGCGGGCGACGCGCGCCAAGACGCTCACGTGCTGGCTCCGGACCGTCACGTGCGCCTCGTCGGCGCCTTCGGGCCGCTCGGCCCGGTGCACGTGGTCGGCGACGACCCGCAGCTGCGTCAGGTGATGACCAACCTCCTCAGCAACGCGCTCAACCACACCCCCGCGGGCACGCCGGTCGAGATCGCGGTCGGGCAGACGACCGCCGGGTGCGCCGTCATCGAGGTGCGCGACCACGGCCCCGGCATCGACCCGCAGCGCGCCCGCAAGGTGTTCGAGCGCTTCTACCGCACCGACCCCTCCCGCAGCCGCGTGCAGGGTGGCAGCGGCCTGGGGCTGGCTATCGTCTCCGCGATCGTGGCCGCCCACCAGGGCTCCGTGCGCGTGACCCCCACCGACGGCGGTGGCGCGACCTTCACGGTCGAGCTCCCACAGGCCCTGCACAGGCTGACCCAAGCGGGCTCAGACGTCAACCCGGTGTAG
- a CDS encoding trypsin-like peptidase domain-containing protein, with product MTQQTHPHETDGPREEHDPTPAASEQGETREPLWYDGPAAWQSPSTGSDGQAGDTPQSPPQGTSEGSPGKDFGLTAPVTSAMPTSPSAEHTQEHPGFGWPDDTARAAADTTSSYAAPTSPYGPTGSTAGAGFGGGDGGWAGPYPAPSVSPGPQPKTRQGRRWAEIGVVALVAAALAGGGSYVAAKNGLGSTIATTSTAGSAPASASNPAAPVAQGNPSSPDWTVTAKAVSPSVVAITVQSSSAEGQGSGVIIDAANGYVLTNNHVATGAGAGAKISVTLSDGRSYDATIKGTDPSTDLAVLQIKSPPTDLKAISIGDSKSLVVGQPVMAVGNPLGLAGTVTTGIVSALNRPVTTASSEGGSGGSTQDPFGGSTPSAATPVVTNAIQTSAAINPGNSGGALVTADGQLIGINSSIASLGGSSSGGGSQSGNIGIGFAIPSKEAKSIADQLVATGKAQHAYLGVSASDTTVTDGSSKRAAALIRSLSSGTPAANAGVKQGDAIVAINGQSIESSESLVATIHEYGVGDKVTVTVIRGGAKQDIAVTLAARPAQG from the coding sequence ATGACCCAGCAGACGCACCCGCACGAGACCGACGGTCCCCGCGAGGAGCACGACCCCACCCCGGCCGCCTCGGAGCAGGGGGAGACCCGCGAGCCGTTGTGGTACGACGGGCCGGCCGCCTGGCAGTCCCCCTCCACCGGCTCCGACGGGCAGGCCGGGGACACCCCCCAGAGTCCGCCGCAGGGCACGAGCGAGGGTTCCCCCGGGAAGGACTTCGGGCTCACGGCGCCAGTGACGAGCGCGATGCCGACGTCGCCCTCGGCCGAGCACACGCAGGAGCACCCCGGCTTCGGCTGGCCCGACGACACGGCCCGGGCAGCCGCCGACACCACCAGCTCGTATGCCGCCCCGACCAGCCCGTACGGCCCCACCGGCAGCACCGCCGGCGCCGGCTTCGGTGGTGGCGACGGTGGCTGGGCCGGCCCCTACCCCGCCCCCTCCGTCTCTCCCGGCCCCCAGCCGAAGACCCGTCAGGGCCGTCGCTGGGCCGAGATCGGCGTCGTGGCCCTCGTCGCGGCGGCCCTGGCCGGCGGCGGCAGCTACGTCGCGGCGAAGAACGGCCTCGGCAGCACGATCGCGACCACGAGCACCGCGGGCTCCGCCCCGGCCTCGGCGTCCAACCCCGCGGCCCCGGTCGCGCAGGGCAACCCGAGCAGCCCCGACTGGACGGTCACGGCCAAGGCGGTCTCGCCCAGCGTCGTGGCGATCACCGTGCAGAGCAGCTCGGCCGAGGGGCAGGGCTCCGGCGTCATCATCGACGCCGCGAACGGCTACGTCCTGACCAACAACCACGTCGCCACCGGCGCGGGCGCCGGGGCCAAGATCTCGGTGACGCTCAGCGACGGACGCTCCTACGACGCCACGATCAAGGGCACCGACCCGTCGACCGACCTCGCGGTGCTGCAGATCAAGAGCCCGCCGACCGACCTCAAGGCGATCTCGATCGGCGACAGCAAGAGCCTCGTCGTGGGCCAGCCGGTCATGGCCGTGGGCAACCCTCTCGGCCTCGCCGGCACCGTCACCACCGGTATCGTCTCGGCGCTCAACCGACCCGTCACCACCGCCTCGTCCGAGGGTGGCTCGGGTGGCAGCACCCAGGACCCCTTCGGTGGCTCGACGCCGAGCGCAGCCACCCCGGTCGTCACCAACGCGATCCAGACGTCGGCGGCGATCAACCCCGGCAACTCCGGTGGTGCCCTCGTGACGGCCGACGGCCAGCTCATCGGCATCAACTCGTCGATCGCCTCACTCGGCGGCAGCAGCAGCGGCGGCGGCAGCCAGAGCGGCAACATCGGCATCGGCTTCGCGATCCCGTCGAAAGAGGCCAAGTCGATCGCCGACCAGCTCGTCGCGACCGGCAAGGCCCAGCACGCCTACCTCGGCGTCAGTGCCTCCGACACCACGGTGACCGACGGAAGCAGCAAGCGGGCGGCAGCCCTGATCCGCTCGCTGTCCTCGGGCACCCCGGCCGCCAACGCCGGGGTCAAGCAGGGTGACGCGATCGTGGCCATCAACGGCCAGAGCATCGAGTCGTCCGAGTCGCTCGTCGCCACCATCCACGAGTACGGCGTCGGCGACAAGGTCACCGTCACGGTCATCCGCGGCGGCGCCAAGCAGGACATCGCGGTCACCCTCGCGGCCCGGCCCGCTCAGGGCTGA
- a CDS encoding AAA family ATPase, which yields MPAVSRPEPELAREQEHLARARAELARMAEKTRTTERAAGDPVSDAFLAATLARRLASLQDDPTSTLFFGRIDLDGEENPATRALGGNSGSAAPRGTWHVGRRHVADDRGDPLVIDWRAGLSAAFYRASRAEPMGVTLRRRFGVDHGRLTAYEDEHLQDVTERDHRSDILAQEIERPRVGPMRDIVATIQPEQDEIVRADAGTTVCVQGAPGTGKTAVGLHRAAWLLYAYRDKLSRSGVLVIGPNRAFLDHIGAVLPALGEVEVAHTTAEELVASVPVRGVDDTPAATLKGDARLAQVLHRAVWSHVLPSGASLDALVVPRGAHKWRVAAHDVAEVLEQLRARDIRYGAARAVLPQRLAHHVLLAMERAGDSPDDQVQDAVARTTAVKSYIASVWPALDPRQVLFTLWSDPAVLAEHADGVLSDEEQRILLWDRPPRTKGSARWSAADAVLLDELADLVDRTPSLGHVVLDEAQDLSPMQLRAVGRRCATGSATVLGDIAQGTTPWSTSSWEESLAHLGKPGSHVEVLDRGFRVPGLVIDYAARLLPAMAPGLGAPVSVRDNPGRLDIVRVDRAGLAARVAVVVAEQVTQPGSVGVIAPASLLADLGAALDAAGLEHGLLGSDHGDIEHQVDLVPATVAKGLEFDRVVVVEPARIAADEPDERTGLRRLYVVLTRAVTALTVVHCDDLPALLA from the coding sequence GTGCCTGCCGTCAGCCGCCCCGAGCCCGAGCTGGCTCGCGAGCAGGAGCACCTCGCCCGGGCCCGGGCCGAGCTGGCCCGCATGGCCGAGAAGACGCGCACCACCGAGCGTGCCGCCGGTGACCCGGTCTCGGATGCCTTCCTCGCCGCCACCCTCGCCCGGCGCCTCGCCTCGCTGCAGGACGATCCCACCTCCACCCTCTTCTTCGGCCGCATCGACCTCGACGGAGAAGAGAACCCGGCCACGCGGGCACTCGGGGGGAACTCGGGGAGCGCAGCCCCCCGCGGGACGTGGCACGTGGGGCGGCGCCACGTCGCCGACGACCGGGGCGACCCGCTCGTCATCGACTGGCGAGCCGGGCTGAGCGCGGCCTTCTACCGGGCGTCCCGCGCCGAGCCGATGGGCGTGACCCTGCGGCGCCGCTTCGGCGTCGACCACGGTCGGCTCACGGCCTACGAGGACGAGCACCTGCAGGACGTCACCGAGCGGGACCACCGCTCCGACATCCTCGCCCAGGAGATCGAGCGCCCCCGCGTGGGCCCGATGCGCGACATCGTCGCGACGATCCAGCCCGAGCAGGACGAGATCGTGCGGGCCGACGCCGGCACGACCGTGTGCGTGCAGGGCGCCCCGGGCACCGGCAAGACCGCCGTCGGCCTGCACCGCGCGGCCTGGCTGCTCTACGCCTACCGCGACAAGCTCTCGCGCTCGGGCGTGCTCGTCATCGGCCCCAACCGCGCCTTCCTCGACCACATCGGCGCCGTCCTGCCGGCGCTCGGTGAGGTCGAGGTCGCCCACACCACCGCCGAGGAGCTCGTCGCCAGCGTGCCGGTCAGGGGGGTCGACGACACGCCGGCGGCCACGCTCAAGGGCGACGCGCGCCTCGCGCAGGTGCTCCACCGCGCCGTATGGAGCCACGTGCTCCCCTCGGGCGCCTCGCTCGACGCGCTCGTCGTGCCGCGGGGCGCGCACAAGTGGCGGGTGGCGGCACACGACGTGGCGGAGGTGCTCGAGCAGCTGCGGGCGCGCGACATCCGCTACGGAGCCGCGCGGGCGGTGCTGCCGCAGCGGCTGGCCCACCACGTGCTGCTCGCGATGGAGCGCGCCGGCGACTCCCCCGACGACCAGGTGCAGGACGCCGTGGCCCGCACCACCGCCGTCAAGTCCTACATCGCCTCGGTCTGGCCGGCCCTCGACCCCCGACAGGTCCTCTTCACCCTCTGGAGCGACCCGGCGGTGCTGGCGGAGCACGCCGACGGGGTCCTGTCGGACGAAGAGCAGCGAATCCTCTTGTGGGACAGGCCTCCCCGCACCAAGGGGTCGGCCCGCTGGTCGGCTGCCGACGCGGTGCTGCTCGACGAGCTGGCTGACCTCGTGGACCGCACACCGAGCCTCGGGCACGTCGTGCTCGACGAGGCGCAGGATCTCTCGCCCATGCAGCTCCGGGCGGTCGGAAGACGCTGCGCGACCGGGTCGGCGACCGTGCTCGGAGACATCGCCCAGGGCACGACACCGTGGTCGACGTCGTCGTGGGAGGAGTCGCTCGCCCACCTCGGCAAGCCCGGCAGCCACGTCGAGGTGCTCGACCGGGGCTTCCGGGTGCCGGGGCTCGTCATCGACTACGCCGCCCGTCTCCTGCCCGCCATGGCGCCGGGGCTGGGCGCGCCGGTGTCGGTGCGCGACAACCCGGGCCGGCTCGACATCGTGCGGGTCGACCGCGCCGGGCTGGCGGCCAGGGTCGCGGTCGTCGTCGCCGAGCAGGTGACGCAGCCGGGGTCGGTAGGCGTCATCGCGCCGGCGTCGCTGCTGGCCGACCTCGGGGCGGCCCTGGACGCGGCCGGTCTCGAGCACGGACTGCTCGGCTCCGACCACGGCGACATCGAGCACCAGGTCGACCTCGTGCCGGCGACGGTGGCCAAGGGGCTGGAGTTCGACCGGGTCGTCGTCGTCGAGCCTGCGCGCATCGCCGCGGACGAGCCGGACGAGCGGACCGGCCTCCGGCGCCTCTACGTCGTGCTCACCCGCGCCGTCACGGCGCTCACCGTCGTGCACTGCGACGACCTGCCCGCGCTGCTCGCCTGA